One window of Brevibacillus choshinensis genomic DNA carries:
- a CDS encoding PucR family transcriptional regulator: MSNDWRLTVAESIKRPLFKHAEVVAGGRGLARPIRWVHVLETADSCQYLNGGELILSTGLGFGGEREKRLAYLSELIRRKAVGLCMELGDYIPHIPLDMQELANHHDFPLIVFHQPVRFVDITQDLHEHLINRQMQALRDLEAYSRSLQQLSLQSQGIPRVLQHFQTAVQMQVFLYTPEGTPQYVPPLPQSVQTELTELMRNHFSQIDGTQTSVSSYQLTDTKQIVYQPVMAMGHLLAYLGLVLYERHSDEYLLLTLDSTVSTLAQIMMRKMFVEEQALATENRLFDDLIANRPIPEELMRSHMGLSGTEKPPAYHTMLMSFQKKSNEHVESLPPHDLSAVFRSVLSRLGLRAFIRCTGNRFTFLLVERQPVKDPRRVLEKAMQELERITRQMMGMDTRIWFGIGRIGKRLADAGKHLAEAEQALAFQHEAQSPFFADLGLFRLLFHIPHDPVLQNFIHDYLGPLLAHDQEHSSQLVYTLRVYLDTNLSKQEAAEKLFIHRQTLYHRLEKIAECLGDDYMQPHRRLCLEIALRALDWLQKEKDSPVTK, from the coding sequence TTGAGTAATGATTGGCGTTTAACCGTTGCAGAATCTATCAAACGTCCCTTGTTCAAACACGCGGAGGTCGTCGCTGGCGGCAGAGGACTAGCCCGGCCGATTCGTTGGGTGCACGTCCTCGAAACTGCCGATTCCTGCCAATATTTAAACGGAGGGGAGCTGATCCTCTCGACAGGTCTCGGCTTCGGTGGAGAGCGAGAAAAACGGCTGGCGTACTTATCCGAGCTGATACGTCGCAAAGCAGTAGGACTTTGTATGGAGCTAGGTGACTACATTCCGCACATCCCTCTGGATATGCAAGAGTTAGCCAATCATCATGATTTCCCGCTAATCGTCTTTCATCAGCCCGTTCGTTTTGTCGACATTACACAGGACTTGCACGAGCATTTGATCAACCGGCAGATGCAGGCACTACGGGATCTGGAGGCCTACTCACGAAGTCTCCAGCAATTGAGCCTACAGAGCCAGGGGATACCTAGAGTCTTACAGCACTTTCAGACGGCCGTACAGATGCAGGTTTTTTTGTACACGCCTGAGGGAACACCACAGTATGTACCTCCACTCCCCCAAAGTGTACAAACGGAATTAACCGAATTGATGCGCAACCATTTTTCTCAAATCGATGGAACCCAAACATCTGTAAGTTCCTACCAGCTGACTGATACGAAGCAGATCGTCTACCAACCCGTCATGGCAATGGGACATCTGCTCGCCTACCTTGGTTTGGTTCTGTACGAGCGTCATTCTGATGAGTACCTGCTCCTCACCCTGGACAGCACGGTCAGCACATTGGCGCAAATCATGATGCGCAAGATGTTCGTGGAAGAGCAGGCACTTGCTACGGAAAACCGTCTATTTGATGATTTGATTGCCAACCGTCCCATCCCGGAAGAACTGATGCGCTCACACATGGGCCTATCCGGAACAGAAAAGCCCCCTGCCTATCACACCATGCTCATGTCCTTTCAAAAAAAATCCAATGAGCACGTCGAGTCACTCCCTCCTCATGACTTGAGTGCTGTTTTTCGTTCGGTCCTATCGAGACTAGGACTACGCGCATTCATTCGTTGTACCGGGAATCGATTTACCTTTCTTCTCGTAGAACGACAGCCAGTGAAAGATCCACGTCGTGTGCTAGAAAAAGCCATGCAGGAGCTCGAGCGCATCACTCGACAAATGATGGGAATGGATACACGGATTTGGTTCGGCATTGGTAGGATCGGCAAAAGGTTGGCAGATGCCGGCAAGCATTTGGCAGAGGCCGAACAGGCACTTGCTTTTCAACACGAGGCGCAAAGTCCTTTTTTTGCCGATCTCGGTCTATTTCGACTGCTCTTTCATATCCCGCACGATCCAGTACTCCAAAACTTCATCCACGATTATCTCGGCCCGCTCCTCGCTCATGATCAGGAGCATAGTTCGCAACTGGTGTATACACTGAGAGTTTACCTCGATACCAATCTGTCCAAGCAAGAAGCTGCTGAAAAACTGTTTATCCATCGGCAGACACTCTACCACCGTTTGGAGAAGATCGCAGAATGTCTCGGAGACGATTACATGCAGCCCCATCGTCGTTTGTGCCTGGAAATCGCACTTCGCGCCCTCGATTGGCTCCAGAAAGAGAAAGACAGCCCTGTAACCAAATAA
- a CDS encoding CoA-acylating methylmalonate-semialdehyde dehydrogenase translates to MSTTTVGNPLKNYIGGQWVDSTTNRYEDVPNPATGELLSRVPLSTKEDVDKAVQAAKEAFIGWSATPVVDRARVMFRFHSLLLQHQDELAKMITKENGKNLPEAQAELLRGIEMVEFACGMPTLMMGETLPNIAAQIDGQVIRFPLGVVGGITPFNFPIMVPMWMFPIAITAGNTFILKPSERTPVSCIRIAELLKEAGLPDGVFNVVNGAHDVVNGLLEHPDVKAISFVGSQPVAEYIYKTAATNGKRVQALAGAKNHHLVMQDSDIRRAAKTIVSSAFGCAGERCMAASAVVAVEEIADQLVQYLIEESNALTMGNGMEEGVDLGPVIRDSHLSKVHSYIEKGVEAGADLVRDGREDAKELPDGYFLGPTIFDKANAEMVIVRDEIFAPVLSVMRVNNFEEGLETISRSRFGNGATIYTNNGKWGREFVQRVEAGMVGVNVGVPAPMGFFAFSGWKESFYGDLHANGKDGVLFYTKKKTVTSRWFEDGDTSIGSQKVFVK, encoded by the coding sequence ATGAGCACAACAACTGTCGGCAATCCATTAAAAAACTACATTGGCGGACAATGGGTGGATTCAACAACGAATCGGTACGAAGATGTTCCTAATCCTGCTACCGGGGAGTTGCTGTCCAGAGTGCCACTATCTACGAAGGAAGATGTGGACAAGGCTGTTCAAGCGGCAAAAGAAGCTTTTATCGGCTGGAGCGCGACTCCTGTAGTTGACCGGGCGCGAGTTATGTTTCGATTCCACAGCCTTTTACTACAGCACCAGGATGAGCTGGCAAAGATGATTACCAAGGAGAATGGTAAGAATCTCCCGGAAGCACAAGCTGAGCTCTTGCGCGGGATTGAAATGGTGGAGTTCGCCTGCGGGATGCCTACATTGATGATGGGAGAGACTTTGCCAAACATCGCTGCACAGATCGATGGCCAAGTCATTCGTTTTCCTCTTGGTGTCGTCGGGGGGATTACACCGTTCAACTTTCCGATCATGGTCCCCATGTGGATGTTTCCGATTGCGATCACAGCGGGGAATACCTTCATCCTGAAGCCGTCTGAGCGCACACCTGTTTCTTGCATTCGCATAGCGGAACTCCTAAAGGAAGCGGGCTTGCCAGATGGGGTATTCAACGTCGTGAATGGTGCGCATGATGTGGTGAACGGCTTGCTGGAGCATCCCGATGTGAAAGCGATCTCGTTTGTCGGGTCACAGCCTGTGGCGGAATACATTTACAAGACTGCGGCAACAAACGGCAAACGAGTTCAGGCGTTGGCGGGTGCGAAAAACCATCATCTCGTCATGCAGGATTCCGATATCAGACGCGCGGCTAAGACTATCGTCAGCTCTGCCTTTGGATGTGCGGGCGAGCGGTGCATGGCTGCAAGTGCCGTCGTGGCGGTTGAGGAAATTGCGGACCAGCTCGTTCAGTATTTAATCGAAGAATCGAACGCATTGACCATGGGGAACGGCATGGAAGAGGGCGTCGATCTAGGTCCAGTCATTCGCGATTCGCATCTGTCCAAAGTCCATTCTTACATTGAAAAGGGTGTCGAAGCAGGTGCTGATCTGGTACGTGATGGACGGGAGGATGCAAAGGAGCTTCCTGATGGCTACTTCCTCGGCCCTACCATTTTTGATAAGGCAAACGCGGAAATGGTCATTGTACGCGATGAAATCTTTGCTCCGGTACTCAGTGTCATGCGCGTGAACAATTTTGAAGAAGGCTTGGAGACGATCAGCCGCTCCCGCTTTGGGAACGGAGCTACTATTTACACGAACAATGGTAAATGGGGACGAGAGTTTGTGCAGCGGGTAGAAGCAGGGATGGTTGGCGTAAACGTGGGGGTTCCTGCACCAATGGGCTTCTTTGCTTTCTCAGGCTGGAAGGAGTCTTTTTACGGTGACCTGCATGCAAACGGGAAGGACGGCGTGCTGTTCTACACCAAGAAAAAGACAGTTACCTCTCGTTGGTTTGAAGATGGAGATACCAGCATTGGATCGCAAAAAGTCTTTGTAAAATAA
- a CDS encoding aspartate aminotransferase family protein, with protein sequence MEDQLTQSFDKESLLNADRSHMWHHMSPYNPNPMIVTEASGSWITDIDGNRYLDGMSGLWCVNIGYGRQELADAAYEQLKQLAYFPLTQSHVPAIRLAEKVSEWLGEEYRVFFSNSGSEANEVAFKIARQFHHQNGDPGRYKFISRHRAYHGNTMGSLAATGQSIRKEKYEPLAPGFLHVPPPYCYRCPVGKSYGNCNMECAQFFDQVINWEGEKTVAAVIMEPTITGGGVIVPAPEYMPKVREICDKYGVLMIVDEVICGFGRSGERFGHQNFGVKPDIVTMAKGITSAYLPLSATAVRADIADKFNEQGTNLHFRHVNTFGGNPAACALALKNLELMDEEQLVERAKELGAQLRDKLAFLADHPYVGDIRSFGFLMGIEMVEDRKTKEPAAPAKLTQVIAECKKRGLIIGRNGDTIPGFNNVLTLSPPFSTTSDDIDFIAHVMKEAFETLS encoded by the coding sequence ATGGAAGATCAGCTGACGCAATCTTTTGATAAGGAAAGCCTATTGAATGCAGACCGTTCGCACATGTGGCATCACATGTCACCGTACAACCCGAATCCCATGATCGTGACGGAAGCAAGCGGATCGTGGATCACTGACATCGATGGCAACCGTTATCTGGACGGGATGTCCGGTCTGTGGTGCGTGAATATCGGTTATGGAAGACAAGAGCTGGCGGATGCCGCCTACGAGCAATTAAAGCAGCTGGCGTATTTTCCGCTGACACAGAGCCATGTACCTGCGATTCGTTTGGCGGAAAAGGTAAGCGAGTGGCTGGGTGAGGAATACCGTGTATTCTTCTCCAACAGTGGTTCAGAAGCGAATGAAGTCGCATTCAAGATCGCTCGTCAGTTCCATCATCAAAACGGCGATCCGGGCCGCTACAAGTTTATTTCCCGTCATCGTGCTTATCATGGAAACACGATGGGCTCGTTGGCTGCGACGGGTCAATCGATTCGCAAGGAAAAGTACGAACCTTTGGCCCCGGGCTTTCTCCATGTACCTCCACCTTATTGCTATCGCTGTCCAGTTGGTAAGTCTTACGGAAATTGCAATATGGAATGCGCACAATTTTTCGATCAAGTCATCAACTGGGAAGGCGAGAAGACTGTTGCGGCTGTCATCATGGAACCGACCATTACAGGAGGCGGCGTGATCGTACCAGCGCCTGAATACATGCCAAAAGTTCGCGAGATTTGCGACAAGTATGGTGTGCTGATGATTGTCGACGAAGTGATTTGCGGATTTGGTCGTTCAGGCGAACGCTTCGGGCATCAAAATTTCGGTGTGAAGCCTGATATCGTTACCATGGCAAAAGGAATTACAAGCGCCTATTTGCCACTGTCCGCCACAGCCGTACGGGCTGATATTGCGGATAAGTTCAACGAGCAAGGGACAAATCTGCATTTCCGCCACGTCAATACATTTGGCGGCAATCCGGCAGCCTGTGCGCTTGCCCTGAAAAACCTCGAACTGATGGATGAAGAGCAACTCGTAGAGCGGGCAAAGGAACTCGGCGCGCAGCTGCGCGACAAGCTTGCGTTCTTGGCCGATCATCCGTATGTAGGTGACATCCGCAGCTTTGGATTCCTCATGGGTATTGAGATGGTAGAAGACCGAAAAACGAAAGAACCAGCCGCTCCTGCCAAGCTGACCCAGGTAATTGCGGAGTGCAAGAAGCGCGGACTGATTATTGGACGTAATGGTGATACGATCCCTGGTTTCAACAACGTGCTTACCTTGTCTCCACCTTTCAGCACGACAAGTGATGATATTGACTTCATTGCCCATGTGATGAAAGAAGCGTTTGAGACATTGAGCTAA
- a CDS encoding LOG family protein, which produces MKRICVFAGSNPGVNPAFEQVAVELGRELVARDLDLVYGGSNMGLMGRVANAVLTGNGKAIGVMPTGLFRGEIVHTGLTELHEVQTMHERKAKMNDLSDGFIALPGGYGTFEEIFEVVSWGQIGIHSKPIGLLNVDGYYTPLVEMVNHAKAAGFIPVTQGDFILCESDPAVLLDKMRDYTPPAKTNKWSELTEKE; this is translated from the coding sequence ATGAAACGTATTTGTGTATTCGCAGGCTCCAATCCAGGAGTCAATCCTGCTTTCGAACAAGTTGCTGTGGAACTAGGCAGAGAGCTGGTCGCACGAGATCTTGATTTAGTGTACGGAGGCTCTAATATGGGGCTGATGGGAAGAGTCGCCAATGCTGTCCTGACGGGTAACGGAAAAGCAATCGGAGTCATGCCGACAGGGCTGTTTCGAGGAGAAATCGTCCATACTGGTCTAACCGAGCTGCATGAAGTGCAAACCATGCACGAGAGAAAAGCAAAAATGAATGATTTGTCAGATGGGTTCATTGCCCTGCCTGGCGGATACGGTACATTTGAAGAAATATTTGAAGTGGTCAGCTGGGGACAAATTGGAATTCACTCAAAGCCGATCGGGCTGTTGAACGTAGATGGCTACTACACACCACTTGTTGAGATGGTGAATCACGCCAAAGCTGCTGGCTTTATACCGGTCACGCAAGGTGATTTTATCCTGTGCGAAAGCGATCCAGCTGTGCTCCTCGATAAAATGCGTGACTACACCCCTCCTGCTAAGACAAATAAATGGTCGGAGTTGACTGAAAAGGAATAG
- a CDS encoding UbiD family decarboxylase yields the protein MYSNLEECIVDLEKNGHLVRIREEVDPYLEMAAIHLKVYEAKGPALLFENVKGSKYRAVSNLFGTIERSKFIFRDTWNAVENVIALRNDPMKALKNPFKHVGNGLAAWKALPEKQSGGQPVTTHEINISDLPFIQSWPMDGGAFVTLPQIYSEDPEKPGIMNSNLGMYRVQLNGNDYELNKEIGLHYQIHRGIGIHQDKANKMGAPLKVSCFIGGPPAHTLSAVMPLPEGMSELTFAGMLAGRRFQHSYIDGFCISNDADFVITGEIYAGETKPEGPFGDHLGYYSLAHPFPVLKVHKVYAKPNAIFPFTVVGRPPQEDTSFGALIHELTGDAIVKEIPGVKEVHAVDAAGVHPLLFALGSERYTPYQQVKQPTELLTISNRILGTGQLSLAKYLFITAEENQRLDTHREEEFLTYILERIDLHRDIHFQTNTTIDTLDYSGTGLNSGSKVIFAAYGDKKRDLCTEVPDALKELRDFTGARLVMPGIVAMQGPKYVDEKQTQNEMNALSEAIRERGGLPSCPMIILCDDSEFMTATINNFLWATFTRSNPSHDIHGVNSYYENKHWACDNVIIDARMKPHHAPPLVPDPTVEKNIERLFAKGASLEGIL from the coding sequence ATGTACAGCAATTTAGAGGAATGCATCGTTGACTTGGAAAAAAATGGACACCTCGTTCGGATTCGAGAAGAAGTAGATCCGTATTTGGAGATGGCGGCCATTCATTTAAAAGTATATGAAGCCAAGGGACCAGCCCTATTATTTGAAAACGTAAAAGGTTCCAAGTATCGGGCGGTATCCAATCTTTTTGGCACCATCGAGCGCAGCAAGTTCATTTTTCGCGATACATGGAACGCAGTAGAAAATGTGATCGCTCTACGCAACGATCCGATGAAAGCGCTGAAGAATCCTTTTAAACATGTCGGCAACGGTTTGGCAGCATGGAAAGCCCTTCCGGAGAAACAATCGGGCGGTCAGCCTGTCACCACTCATGAAATTAACATATCTGATCTTCCTTTCATACAGAGCTGGCCGATGGATGGCGGGGCTTTTGTCACATTGCCTCAAATCTACTCGGAGGATCCGGAGAAGCCAGGCATCATGAATTCCAATCTCGGCATGTACCGGGTGCAGCTCAATGGCAACGACTATGAGCTGAATAAGGAAATCGGCCTGCACTATCAAATTCACCGTGGAATTGGAATTCATCAGGATAAGGCAAACAAAATGGGAGCCCCTCTAAAAGTCAGCTGCTTTATTGGAGGCCCTCCAGCCCACACGTTGTCCGCGGTGATGCCTTTGCCTGAAGGGATGAGCGAGTTGACCTTTGCAGGAATGTTGGCAGGTCGCCGTTTTCAGCATAGCTATATCGACGGCTTTTGTATCAGTAACGACGCTGATTTTGTCATTACCGGTGAAATTTACGCGGGTGAAACGAAACCAGAAGGACCGTTTGGTGACCACCTGGGCTACTACAGTCTGGCGCATCCGTTTCCCGTGCTGAAAGTACACAAGGTGTATGCGAAACCAAATGCGATTTTTCCTTTCACTGTTGTTGGTCGACCGCCTCAAGAGGACACATCCTTCGGTGCACTGATTCACGAACTGACAGGGGATGCCATCGTAAAAGAAATCCCAGGAGTGAAAGAAGTCCATGCGGTAGATGCTGCGGGGGTCCATCCATTGCTGTTCGCCCTTGGTAGCGAGCGTTACACGCCGTATCAACAAGTCAAGCAACCGACTGAGCTACTCACGATCTCCAACCGGATTTTGGGGACGGGACAACTAAGTCTCGCCAAGTACTTGTTTATTACAGCGGAAGAAAATCAACGCTTGGACACCCATCGCGAAGAAGAATTTTTGACTTACATTTTGGAGCGCATTGATCTGCACCGCGACATACATTTCCAGACGAACACGACAATCGATACGCTCGACTATTCGGGAACAGGTTTGAATAGCGGGTCCAAAGTCATCTTCGCTGCTTATGGAGACAAGAAAAGAGACCTTTGCACAGAGGTGCCGGACGCCCTCAAAGAACTTCGTGATTTTACCGGGGCTCGTCTGGTCATGCCAGGTATCGTAGCGATGCAAGGACCGAAATATGTGGATGAAAAACAGACGCAAAACGAAATGAATGCGCTAAGCGAAGCGATTCGGGAAAGAGGAGGACTCCCTTCCTGCCCGATGATTATTCTTTGCGATGATAGTGAGTTTATGACAGCTACGATCAATAACTTTTTGTGGGCGACATTTACGCGCAGCAATCCATCCCATGACATTCACGGCGTAAACAGCTATTACGAGAACAAGCACTGGGCATGCGACAATGTGATCATTGATGCCCGTATGAAGCCTCATCATGCACCACCACTGGTCCCAGATCCGACAGTAGAGAAGAACATCGAGCGTTTGTTTGCAAAAGGGGCGAGTTTGGAAGGAATTTTGTAA
- a CDS encoding aldo/keto reductase: MTQKSRIGKTDLYVNPIGLGANAVGGHNIYPNLSDETGRDVVRTALENGINFLDTAYIYGPGRSEELIGEVMKEKGNRQDVVIATKGAHKFVDGKVVFDNSPAFLQESVETSLKRLQTDYIDLFYIHFPDEATPKDEAVGALVKLKEEGKIRAIGVSNFSIDQLRQANVDGHVDVLQSEYNLFKRGVEKEILPYCAEQGISFVPYFPLAAGLLGGKYTKDTTFADGRSRNPMFQGDEFASNLEKVEQLREIATAKDVEVAHIVLAWYLTVDAIDTLIPGAKKPEQVTNTLKTLDVRLTAEEIAKISRVFQG; the protein is encoded by the coding sequence ATGACCCAGAAATCACGCATCGGTAAAACGGACCTGTATGTAAATCCCATCGGACTGGGAGCAAATGCAGTAGGCGGACATAATATTTATCCGAACCTCAGTGATGAAACCGGAAGAGATGTCGTTCGTACGGCCTTGGAAAACGGGATCAATTTTCTCGACACGGCCTATATCTATGGTCCAGGAAGATCTGAGGAATTGATCGGTGAAGTCATGAAAGAAAAAGGTAATCGTCAGGATGTAGTGATCGCGACAAAGGGTGCGCATAAGTTCGTCGATGGTAAAGTTGTGTTTGATAATTCACCTGCGTTTTTGCAAGAATCTGTTGAGACGAGCTTAAAACGTTTACAGACAGACTATATCGATCTGTTTTACATACACTTCCCAGATGAAGCGACACCGAAAGACGAGGCAGTGGGCGCACTGGTGAAGTTGAAAGAAGAGGGCAAGATACGAGCGATTGGCGTCTCCAACTTTTCTATCGATCAACTGCGACAGGCGAATGTGGACGGTCATGTAGATGTCCTGCAATCGGAATACAACCTGTTCAAACGTGGCGTCGAGAAAGAAATTTTACCGTATTGTGCCGAGCAAGGAATCTCTTTTGTACCGTATTTCCCTCTTGCAGCTGGATTATTGGGCGGCAAATATACGAAAGATACGACATTTGCGGACGGCCGCAGCAGAAATCCGATGTTCCAAGGGGATGAATTTGCAAGCAATCTGGAAAAGGTCGAGCAATTACGGGAGATTGCGACTGCCAAAGACGTGGAGGTCGCTCACATCGTTCTAGCTTGGTACTTGACTGTGGACGCGATCGATACCCTCATTCCGGGGGCGAAAAAACCAGAGCAGGTAACGAACACGCTAAAGACACTTGACGTGCGTCTGACCGCGGAAGAGATCGCTAAAATCAGCCGTGTTTTTCAGGGGTAA